The proteins below come from a single Aspergillus oryzae RIB40 DNA, chromosome 5 genomic window:
- a CDS encoding uncharacterized protein (predicted protein): MESIRRRKGTTMNRRGSISQLLHIQVGAEVAALKDKFDSGVGLTQQPSRQTMRLLKSSHSDARPDSSERAPGSLLGQVRGTTSGSDASNAEDPNSQSLVKESRQGSKQSMMGNPIGDAQTKDQDTMSFLAGTCNSGPSSDEALDDMEVFLNPDVGLDSNGIPSFTSPSTFLSSTSPSFGVSSGLPQSRQPELIAQSRFLGDSPGTKAGLDPSQSGNGESEPGVIIDGNGFAHILTVAEEAQRNLNLQQAVMAKMKANAVESNSNALPQTPKQVLLRQEPQSEHQPIPSRLQNSWSHKSKATTLNWKSRTETPASSNNKPTFFQKIAGLFKTRRAPGQGNHVLVEQPFGLAH; this comes from the exons ATGGAATCTATTCGCAGGAGAAAAGGTACCACTATGAATAGGCGTGGATCTATCTCTCAACTGTTACATATACAA GTTGGCGCTGAGGTCGCCGCCCTGAAGGATAAATTTGACTCGGGTGTTGGATTAACCCAGCAACCCAGCAGACAGACAATGCGGTTATTGAAGTCATCTCATTCCGATGCACGCCCCGACTCCAGTGAGCGCGCACCGGGATCTTTGCTCGGTCAGGTAAGGGGCACTACCTCTGGCTCCGATGCCAGCAATGCAGAAGACCCAAATAGTCAATCACTAGTCAAGGAATCTCGACAAGGTAGCAAACAATCCATGATGGGGAATCCCATAGGAGATGCTCAAACGAAAGACCAGGATACGATGTCATTCCTCGCTGGGACATGCAACTCAGGTCCAAGTTCAGATGAGGCATTAGACGACATGGAAGTATTCCTTAATCCGGATGTTGGCTTGGACTCGAATGGAATTCCGAGCTTCACCTCACCTTCAACATTCCTCAGTAGCACTTCGCCAAGCTTTGGAGTCTCTAGTGGCCTTCCTCAAAGTCGACAGCCCGAGCTAATTGCCCAGTCGAGGTTTCTTGGAGATAGTCCAGGGACCAAGGCAGGGTTGGACCCGTCACAATCCGGCAATGGTGAAAGCGAGCCCGGGGTTATCATTGATGGCAATGGCTTCGCGCATATTCTAACAGTTGCCGAAGAGGCGCAGCGTAACCTGAATCTGCAACAAGCCGTCATGGCAAAGATGAAAGCTAATGCGGTTGAATCTAACTCGAATGCATTACCCCAGACGCCGAAACAAGTCTTGCTACGCCAAGAACCACAGTCGGAGCACCAGCCCATCCCTTCTAGACTCCAGAATTCCTGGTCACATAAGAGCAAAGCAACTACGTTGAATTGGAAGAGTCGCACCGAAACACCTGCATCCTCCAATAATAAGCCCACCTTTTTCCAGAAGATTGCCGGCTTGTTCAAAACGCGAAGGGCTCCTGGCCAAGGAAATCATGTTCTGGTGGAGCAGCCCTTTGGCCTTGCCCACTAA
- the met2 gene encoding homoserine O-acetyltransferase (homoserine acetyltransferase) has translation MATESNSAPAQPQRLDSQPENPFSNLITDQLFVSIPSFTLESGVTLYNVPVAYTTRGQLSETGDNALVICHALSGSADVADWWGPLLGGPGQAFDTSRFFVICLNSLGSPYGSASAVTYKDGNPEKGLYGPEFPLTTVRDDVRIHKIVLDYLGVRQIAAVVGGSMGGMLTLEYAYFGKDYVRAIVPIATSPRHSAWCISWGEAQRQSIYSDPKYEDGYYSFDDPPATGLGAARMSALLTYRSRNSFESRFGRNVPDPTKQQNIKGTEKLPTPPNEHWAIHNDGHKGGRSTPSGRNSPTSPTPQQTEVQYMDPQFSGTKTFSKTIDSALKSGQKRPPTYFSAQSYLRYQGEKFVKRFDANCYIAITRKLDTHDVSRQRASPTSSDPVREALAQIQQPALVLGIESDGLFTFEEQKEIAAGIPDSRLKRIESPEGHDAFLLQFEQVNRYILEFFREVLPDIMSKAPADGAVEVDGVNKLTKSSTFGEAEVEDITAW, from the exons ATGGCCACTGAATCGAACAGTGCGCCTGCACAACCCC AGAGACTCGACTCTCAACCTGAGAACCCTTTCTCAAACCTCATCACGGATCAGTTGTTTGTTTCGATCCCCTCGTTCACTTTGGAATCGGGCGTTACGTTGTACAATGTCCCAGTGGCCTACACTACGCGGGGTCAGCTGTCCGAGACCGGAGACAATGCCTTAGTGATCTGTCACGCTCTGAGCGGTAGCGCGGATGTCGCAGATTGGTGGGGACCACTTCTGGGTGGCCCTGGACAGGCCTTCGACACATCTCGATTTTTCGTGATCTGCTTGAATAGCCTGGGTAGCCCGTACGGAAGCGCTAGTGCCGTAACCTACAAGGATGGAAACCCAGAAAAGGGACTGTATGGACCGGAATTTCCACTTACTACAGTTCGTGATGATGTGAG GATCCACAAGATCGTTCTGGATTATCTGGGAGTTCGACAGATTGCTGCCGTTGTGGGCGGCTCCATGGGCGGTATGCTCACTTTGGAATATGCCTACTTCGGTAAAGATTATGTACGAGCGATTGTGCCGATTGCCACCTCTCCGCGGCATTCCGCATGGTGCATCAGTTGGGGAGAGGCCCAGCGCCAAAGCATCTATAGCGACCCTAAATACGAGGACGGCTATTATTCTTTTGATGATCCTCCTGCTACTGGTCTTGGCGCAGCTCGCATGTCCGCTCTTCTTACCTACCGGAGCCGCAACTCGTTCGAATCTCGGTTTGGGCGAAATGTGCCGGACCCTaccaaacaacaaaacaTTAAGGGCACGGAAAAGCTGCCTACACCCCCGAATGAGCACTGGGCTATTCATAATGACGGGCACAAAGGTGGTCGTTCGACACCTAGTGGGCGCAACTCCCCCACCTCTCCCACACCGCAACAGACCGAAGTTCAGTACATGGACCCCCAGTTCTCCGGAACCAAAACTTTCAGTAAAACCATCGATAGCGCACTGAAGAGCGGTCAGAAGCGTCCGCCAACCTATTTCTCCGCCCAGTCGTATCTCCGTTACCAGGGTGAGAAGTTTGTGAAACGGTTCGATGCTAACTGTTACATCGCTATCACACGCAAACTGGACACACATGACGTGTCAAGGCAACGAGCGAGCCCGACGTCGAGTGATCCAGTTCGCGAGGCTTTGGCGCAAATTCAACAGCCAGCATTGGTATTGGGAATCGAGAGTGACGGCCTATTCACTTTTGAGGAGCAGAAAGAGATTGCAGCTGGCATTCCGGACTCACGCCTCAAACGAATCGAAAGCCCAGAGGGCCACGatgccttcctcctccagttTGAGCAGGTCAACCGCTACATTCTGGAGTTCTTCCGCGAAGTTTTGCCGGACATCATGTCCAAGGCTCCAGCTGATGGGGCCGTGGAGGTGGACGGGGTGAATAAGCTAACCAAGAGCAGCACATTCGgagaggcggaggtggaAGATATCACCGCCTGGTAA
- a CDS encoding uncharacterized protein (predicted protein) has translation MGTHQPLPSFLPVDNPTQPFWRTEPHPLDELRSTEALPGQSDIVIIGAGYSGVSIAYHLLKHLDGHNKPHPAITILEARQICSGATGRNGDMEWMLQPRWPTLNSVM, from the exons ATGGGCACTcatcaacctcttccttccttcctaCCAGTTGATAACCCTACTCAACCATTCTGGCGCACAGAACCTCACCCACTGGACGAACTCCGAAGCACAGAAGCTCTTCCAGGCCAGAGTGATATCGTCATTATCGGGGCCGGTTATTCTGGTGTTAgcattgcatatcatctCCTGAAACATTTGGATGGCCACAATAAGCCTCACCCCGCTATTACTATCCTTGAAGCTAGGCAAATCTGCTCTGGTGCAACTGGTCGAAATG GAGATATGGAGTGGATGCTGCAGCCGAGGTGGCCAACTTTGAACTCAGTCATGTAA
- a CDS encoding isocitrate lyase/PEP mutase family protein (predicted protein) encodes MAIKAAQNNQAIYFRNLHTPGHPILLTNVYDPATASLIANHPSTKAIATASYAIAASQGIPDDALTLPQNLAAVRSIAATLKPNNPSGNKVSDEVATKLPLTVDIQDGYADVAETIREIINLGAVGCNLEDLDGTTGQLRPLAEAVARIELAVRTAAELGVPDFVVNARTDVLGANPGGKPGSIQDAIERGRAFLRAGACTVFVWGGAGGRGVSREEIKELVGAFQGKLNVKLVLRDGFLTVPEVKELGVARISLGPELYRAAMSGFMEKADAVLASYS; translated from the coding sequence ATGGCAATCAAAGCCgcccaaaacaaccaagccATCTACTTCCGCAACCTCCACACCCCAGGCCACCCAATTCTCCTCACCAACGTATACGACCCAGCCACAGCCTCTTTAATCGCAAACCACCCCTCCACAAAAGCAATCGCGACGGCCAGCTACGCCATCGCAGCCTCCCAAGGCATCCCTGATGACGCCCTAACACTACCCCAAAACCTAGCCGCCGTTCGCTCCATAGCAGCTACCCTAAAACCCAACAACCCCTCAGGAAATAAAGTCTCAGATGAAGTTGCAACAAAGCTTCCCCTAACAGTCGACATCCAGGACGGCTACGCAGACGTGGCCGAAACGATCAGGGAAATCATCAATCTGGGCGCAGTGGGATGCAACCTTGAAGATCTAGACGGTACTACGGGACAGTTACGGCCTTTGGCGGAGGCCGTGGCGCGGATTGAACTGGCGGTTCGGACTGCTGCGGAGCTCGGTGTTCCTGATTTTGTGGTCAATGCGAGGACGGATGTCCTTGGGGCTAACCCCGGTGGCAAACCTGGAAGTATCCAGGATGCGATTGAGAGGGGGAGGGCCTTTTTGAGGGCTGGGGCTTGTACtgtgtttgtttggggtGGAGCGGGTGGAAGGGGAGTGTCGAGGGAGGAGATTAAGGAGTTGGTTGGGGCTTTTCAGGGGAAATTGAATGTGAAGTTGGTGCTGCGAGATGGGTTTTTGACTGTACCAGAGGTGAAGGAGCTGGGGGTTGCGAGGATTAGTTTGGGGCCAGAGCTGTATCGAGCTGCGATGAGTGGGTTTATGGAGAAGGCTGATGCGGTGTTGGCTTCTTATAGTTGA
- a CDS encoding SAP domain protein (predicted protein), protein MTDYSTWKVTELKAELKRRGIAQTGLRVKQQIIDRLVEEDAKGDESPVANEGPATTQDAIEELQPAEGKQPTPPPVDAAAESHDPNPAEQAQEQHHDQEVPGTDAGETQAEKMTTDVTQDDDAPTEKNQQQPSKSEPAEPAEAQPETGTPTQPIEQAPGDTEEKEPTPAREASTGQTDSAEKVAPAAAPPSELATGLSTPLPPEELIEDSRKRKRRSQSPVPTPDALANKKAKLPAEAPRVLLPEDRGAMDIDGDTKADEVVSVSQETPEEHVHADLPDEQASVPRDDPRSPSSPDNSRSKKSTAPKHDVRFKRLFAAGETEQTRPASPPADTVTEDAEVEPALHVATAALYVGGLMRPLQPAALKSHLISVASPPGASPDPDVVVNFYLDSIKTHCFVNFTNVTAASRARAALHNTVWPNERNRKTLFVDFIPEHKLQLWIDTEENSRGRSGPPARWEVKYDRTDDGVEAVLEEIGPKNAGSRQAHGPAPGDFSRPPPLGPRADMEKKDRRPSGPSKVEPSSRPGQGFKPLDELFMSTTTKPKLYYLPVPRDVADRRLDRFDDLLRKGSYPRPGGDETRRISFEDGDLFVDNGPEFAGRNRRRGGRGRGRGGFGDSWRGDRRGRH, encoded by the coding sequence ATGACCGATTACTCAACATGGAAAGTGACTGAATTGAAGGCGGAACTGAAGCGGCGCGGCATTGCGCAGACCGGCCTCAGAGTCAAACAACAAATTATTGACAGACTCGTGGAGGAAGACGCTAAGGGCGACGAGAGCCCAGTCGCGAACGAAGGGCCTGCCACGACACAAGATGCTATTGAGGAGTTACAACCCGCCGAGGGGAAACAACCTACGCCGCCTCCCGtggatgctgctgcagagtCACACGACCCCAACCCTGCAGAACAGGCGCAGGAGCAACATCATGACCAAGAAGTGCCAGGCACTGATGCTGGTGAAACACAGGCCGAAAAGATGACTACAGATGTGACACAGGATGACGACGCACCTACTGAGAAGAACCAGCAACAACCGTCCAAGTCGGAACCGGCAGAACCAGCAGAAGCCCAACCTGAAACTGGCACTCCAACCCAACCGATTGAGCAGGCTCCCGGAGatacagaagagaaggaaccTACACCTGCGAGGGAAGCAAGCACAGGCCAGACTGACTCCGCTGAAAAGGTTGCGCCAGCTGCTGCACCGCCCTCAGAGTTGGCTACTGGACTGTCTACACCACTTCCTCCCGAGGAGCTTATTGAAGATTCTCGAAAAAGGAAGCGTCGCAGTCAAAGCCCTGTTCCTACGCCCGACGCGCTGGCGAATAAAAAGGCGAAGCTTCCAGCAGAAGCCCCTAGGGTTCTCTTACCGGAGGACAGAGGCGCGATGGATATTGATGGGGACACCAAAGCGGACGAGGTTGTCTCAGTTTCGCAAGAGACCCCAGAAGAACATGTCCATGCCGATCTACCTGATGAACAAGCTTCTGTACCTCGTGATGACCCACGTTCTCCTTCTAGTCCCGATAACTCACGAAGCAAAAAGAGCACTGCGCCGAAACATGACGTTCGTTTCAAGCGCCTCTTTGCAGCTGGCGAGACAGAACAGACCCGTCCTGCATCTCCCCCCGCTGATACAGTAACTGAAGATGCAGAAGTTGAGCCGGCCTTGCATGTTGCGACAGCAGCACTGTATGTGGGTGGCCTGATGCGCCCGCTTCAACCGGCTGCTCTCAAGAGTCACCTCATTAGTGTTGCATCACCCCCTGGAGCTTCGCCCGATCCCGACGTTGTTGTCAATTTCTACCTGGATTCCATCAAGACACATTGTTTTGTCAACTTTACAAATGTTACGGCAGCGTCTCGTGCCCGTGCTGCTCTTCACAATACCGTTTGGCCTAACGAGCGGAACCGCAAAACTTTGTTTGTGGACTTCATCCCGGAGCATAAGTTGCAACTATGGATTGATACGGAAGAGAATTCTCGTGGACGTAGCGGTCCTCCAGCTCGCTGGGAGGTAAAGTACGATCGAACCGACGACGGAGTAGAGGCTGTCTTGGAAGAAATCGGCCCGAAGAATGCGGGATCCCGTCAAGCCCACGGACCGGCGCCAGGTGACTTTTCTCGGCCTCCACCATTGGGTCCACGAGCggatatggagaagaaggaccgACGTCCCAGTGGGCCTTCTAAAGTTGAGCCCAGCTCTCGACCTGGTCAAGGATTCAAGCCTCTCGATGAGCTATTCATGTCTACTACCACCAAGCCTAAACTGTACTATCTTCCTGTCCCTCGCGACGTGGCGGACCGACGTTTAGACCGATTCGATGATTTGCTGCGAAAAGGATCGTATCCTCGTCCCGGTGGCGACGAAACTCGCCGGATATCATTCGAGGACGGTGACCTATTTGTGGACAATGGCCCTGAATTTGCCGGTCGGAATCGGCGACGAGGTGGTCGCGGACGAGGTCGAGGTGGCTTTGGGGATTCCTGGAGGGGCGATCGAAGAGGTCGTCATTAA
- a CDS encoding uncharacterized protein (predicted protein), translated as MLDPSYRTHNEAIDLDGAGGTNATAYQGAGAMMNSGRTGRYTPDEEGQVLLSNAQPDPTARPEGDVGLNPPPYDDVDHGHYYPSHNRLSNPALLDPETHSPRPYSPYDNPFSNPYIVPSDSESDHHHTSTTAHHNAPYPPDALQEQPPMPMPESYHPPSHANNKLLSAVQH; from the exons ATGCTCGACCCTAGCTATCGTACCCACAACGAAGCGATCGACCTTGACGGTGCTGGTGGAACCAATGCGACAGCCTACCAAGGCGCAGGTGCGATGATGAATAGCGGGCGAACAGGGCGCTATACTCCCGATGAGGAAGGGCAAGTTCTCCTCTCAAATGCTCAGCCGGATCCTACAGCGCGGCCTGAAGGCGATGTGGGATTGAATCCTCCACCCTACGACGACGTTGATCATGGGCACTACTACCCATCTCACAATAGATTGAGCAACCCAGCCTTACTGGATCCCGAGACTCACTCACCACGCCCATACTCGCCGTATGATAACCCGTTCAGCAACCCTTATATTGTCCCATCCGACTCGGAATCCGACCATCACCACACGAGCACTACAGCCCATCACAACGCTCCTTACCCACCGGATGCCCTACAGGAACAACCACCGATGCCTATGCCTGAATCGTATCaccctccatctcatg CTAACAATAAGCTTTTGAGCGCAGTGCAGCACTAG
- a CDS encoding COP9 signalosome complex subunit 6 (predicted protein): MTERLSSLVSQKSSDSGLHIQLHPLILLTISDHITRHAARSQQGPILGALLGQQNGREITLEHAFECIVKEGPNGEPQLPNEWFNERVKQCVTVKDVHKVPALDIVGWWSTAPPSGPDVTHLPIHRQILQDYNESAVFLAFHPSQVKGASANGGKLPLTVYESVYEGENAAESEKTMQVDGEEQSLSIRFRELPYFVETGEAEMIGIDTVARTARNAAVEGPSALSSAKEVLKKKTDNKEQSADTAVLSPEDEELIASLNTRLNAIRTLESRISLIKSYVASISPESEGGNQKNTTPSTATLSHPILRNINSLLSHLSLLSPQEQSAFSAEVLAQSNDVHLVALLGQLSSSINSMRELGKRTAILTNVRRSNTSRKTQMSLQNRFEEELFSRDGTTHG, from the exons ATGACAGAAAGGTTAAGCTCACTAGTATCTCAAAAGTCGTCCGACTCCGGCCTCCATATCCAACTTCACCCTTTGATCCTCCTCACGATCTCGGACCATATTACCAGACATGCCGCAAGGTCGCAGCAAGGCCCAATTCTCGGAGCTCTGCTCGGGCAACAAAACGGGCGCGAGATAACACTAGAGCACGCTTTCGAATGTATCGTGAAAGAAGGTCCGAACGGCGAGCCCCAACTACCAAATGAATGGTTTAATGAACGGGTCAAACAAT GTGTCACAGTCAAGGATGTACACAAAGTCCCTGCCCTCGATATTGTAGGATGGTGGTCaacagctcctccatctggtCCAGACGTAACCCATCTCCCGATTCATCGCCAAATCCTCCAAGACTATAACGAATCCGCGGTGTTCCTCGCATTCCACCCTTCTCAAGTGAAGGGCGCATCAGCAAACGGCGGTAAATTACCATTAACAGTCTACGAGAGTGTATACGAGGGCGAAAATGCGGCAGAAAGCGAGAAGACGATGCAAGTCGACGGCGAAGAACAGTCGCTGAGTATACGGTTCCGGGAACTGCCATATTTCGTCGAAACCGGGGAGGCCGAAATGATAGGCATCGATACTGTCGCTAGAACTGCGAGAAATGCAGCCGTTGAAGGCCCGAGCGCACTCTCCTCAGCCAAGGAagtgctgaagaagaaaaccgACAACAAGGAACAGTCGGCAGATACCGCGGTGCTCTCTCCGGAGGACGAAGAAC TGATCGCGAGTCTCAACACCCGACTAAATGCAATCCGCACACTAGAGTCCCGAATCTCGTTGATAAAATCATACGTCGCTAGTATATCTCCAGAATCTGAAGGTGGTAACCAAAAAAACACAACACCCTCAACGGCAACTCTATCTCACCCGATCCTCCGAAACATAAACTCCCTACTCTCACACCTATCCCTCCTCTCTCCGCAAGAACAGAGTGCATTCTCAGCTGAGGTCCTAGCTCAGAGCAACGATGTTCACCTAGTCGCACTCCTCGGCCAACtaagcagcagcatcaacagcatGCGCGAACTAGGAAAGAGGACCGCCATCCTAACCAATGTAAGAAGAAGTAACACCTCCCGAAAGACACAAATGTCCCTGCAGAATCGATTTGAGGAAGAACTCTTCTCCCGTGATGGTACTACCCACGGATAA
- a CDS encoding uncharacterized protein (predicted protein) has product MAIPSTYNEVKLHLQQVQRDPSVRLDIPIIDKLKLQLTESTDSSVPATLLPLVSQLLPVLQEDPTPITTLAIKATAYTSFADLRSVDPPIDFIAGFKAPSPPINSLALALLSKAGQTPSDAAIVGGDSELVASLVELWLSTSSTAVAQAAFDAIWALLEVDLTSPLENGEGSNEGQEATGGQGLVWRRVFTDRDVYGRLFSLCSLTENGPGSLTKRDKTVAQGRLMGFLAKAGNLRWDIISSSQISDIETRYNSSSLLHFAACEMVDKTDVLMHMTLLNFFHDLLEIQAPGLIARSFVQAASTFSSPALDFLISQNIHSSLLSYYLDESKLDPVDLNYLCGPIMAYVAQYAELYPNHFLQNPKHLLDRILSRISASVTISSAQWAHGPVPSGQLNVLSCIPRVLLVEATKQGLNPVLALPTSPPNKEALDVLSRILHGPSKLYLPDTMELNTSGQTATDWHKEAAAARILYFMYLNQHSTFWTDVVAAADILAMKDVSLAAISFMRSIITANWEKLSVEVTSSVPGTSRYQLPSEQGLGSLSPASQGVLPSSGAWAALTPPALTVLLPYLFKAPRSYAEFVAGGAGDSQNAVWKVATAKYEVLVALHNHLKETGGDMAGFEDIMRTLQQRVSEGPWGPVTHGGSQVETVGL; this is encoded by the coding sequence ATGGCAATACCATCAACGTATAACGAGGTGAAACTTCACCTGCAACAAGTCCAACGCGACCCCTCCGTTCGCTTAGACATTCCCATCATTGACAAACTGAAGCTGCAGCTTACAGAGAGCACGGATAGCAGTGTTCCTGCAACTCTCTTGCCGCTGGTCTCACAGCTGCTTCCTGTACTCCAAGAGGACCCCACTCCTATCACTACTCTTGCTATCAAGGCTACAGCATATACCAGCTTCGCTGATCTCCGTTCGGTCGATCCCCCGATCGATTTCATTGCGGGCTTCAAGGCACCATCGCCACCCATTAATTCGCTAGCTTTAGCTTTACTGAGCAAGGCGGGACAGACGCCCAGCGACGCCGCCATCGTGGGTGGTGACTCTGAGCTGGTCGCTTCTTTGGTAGAACTCTGGCTCTCGACTTCCTCAACTGCAGTCGCTCAGGCTGCATTCGATGCTATCTGGGCACTATTAGAAGTTGATCTGACAAGCCCCTTAGAGAATGGGGAAGGCTCCAATGAAGGGCAAGAGGCTACTGGAGGGCAGGGTCTTgtgtggaggagggtttTCACCGACAGAGACGTTTACGGGCGCTTATTTTCATTGTGCAGTCTTACTGAGAACGGCCCTGGAAGCCTGACGAAACGCGACAAAACCGTAGCCCAAGGCCGGCTGATGGGCTTTCTTGCGAAGGCTGGAAACCTGCGGTGGGACATTATCTCAAGCTCCCAAATATCGGATATCGAGACTAGATACAATAGTAGCAGCCTTCTGCATTTTGCGGCTTGTGAAATGGTCGATAAAACTGATGTTCTGATGCATATGACCttgttgaacttcttccaTGACCTCCTGGAGATCCAGGCCCCGGGCCTTATTGCTCGGTCCTTTGTCCAGGCAGCATCTACTTTCTCGTCCCCCGCTCTTGACTTCCTTATTTCGCAGAATATACATTCCTCTCTCCTGAGTTACTACTTGGACGAGTCGAAGTTGGACCCTGTGGATCTGAACTATCTATGTGGTCCTATCATGGCTTACGTTGCGCAGTATGCGGAGTTGTATCCTAATCATTTTCTACAAAACCCCAAGCATCTATTAGACCGAATCTTATCACGGATTTCCGCGTCGGTGACTATCTCGTCCGCTCAATGGGCACATGGGCCTGTCCCAAGCGGCCAACTCAATGTGCTTTCTTGCATTCCCCGAGTTCTGCTTGTGGAGGCTACTAAACAGGGCTTGAATCCTGTTCTTGCTCTTCCCACGAGCCCACCCAACAAGGAGGCATTGGATGTGTTGAGCAGGATTCTTCACGGCCCTTCAAAACTATACCTTCCTGATACGATGGAGCTCAATACCTCTGGTCAGACAGCCACAGATTGGCATAaagaggcagcagcagctcgGATACTGTACTTTATGTACTTGAACCAACACAGCACTTTCTGGACGGACGTCGTCGCTGCGGCTGATATTTTGGCCATGAAGGACGTCTCTCTAGCAGCCATTTCCTTCATGAGATCTATTATCACAGCAAACTGGGAGAAGCTTTCCGTGGAAGTAACTTCTTCTGTTCCAGGCACATCTCGGTACCAGCTTCCTTCTGAACAGGGCTTGGGCAGTCTGTCCCCAGCTTCCCAAGGAGTGCTTCCTTCATCGGGCGCCTGGGCAGCTCTCACCCCACCAGCGTTGACCGTTCTCCTACCTTATCTTTTCAAGGCACCCCGCTCATATGCCGAGTTTGTTGCAGGTGGCGCAGGCGATTCGCAAAATGCAGTTTGGAAAGTTGCAACAGCGAAATACGAGGTGCTAGTGGCATTGCACAATCATCTAAAGGAAACGGGCGGTGATATGGCAGGATTCGAGGATATTATGCGCACACTACAGCAGAGGGTAAGCGAAGGACCATGGGGACCAGTGACGCATGGTGGAAGCCAGGTTGAGACTGTTGGTCTATAA
- a CDS encoding DNA-directed RNA polymerase III subunit C31 (predicted protein), translating into MPSYSGKYQKKKRAIPKLSGRPYIMKFFPRDDLWEVIQPNFKAGAAVDGFVAQMVRPPLKRGFEDDDEEDEDIGKRRKTGDEDDEGGENDDLLEPDDEQAEEEIMDDDFEDDDDEMGGDYNAEQYFDGGDDEYGDDGFGDGGGGGDEDTY; encoded by the exons ATGCCGTCTTATTCGGGGAAgtatcagaagaagaagagagctATTCCGAAATTGAGTGGGCGGCCTTATA TCATGAAGTTCTTCCCCCGCGACGATCTTTGGGAGGTCATTCAGCCGAACTTCAAGGCTGGTGCAGCGGTGGATGGGTTCGTTGCGCAGATGGTGCGGCCCCCGCTTAAGCGTGGattcgaggatgatgacgaggaagatgaagatatcggGAAGCGGCGGAAGACgggcgatgaggatgacgagggtGGTGAGAATGATGATCTCCTGGAGCCAGACGATGAAcaggctgaggaggagatcatgGACGATGActttgaggatgacgatgatgagatggGTGGCGATTATAACGCTGAGCAGTACTTCGatggcggtgatgatgagtatggggatgatggattcggggatggtggtggcggcggtgACGAGGATACTTATTAA
- a CDS encoding uncharacterized protein (predicted protein), whose translation MQITKSLIATTVALYTSVVLGESVHIAYTSNGDFYQEKIEAEKLTKLEHPGVLTDIQNTANCVLWRHHPNHPPDYQAKRGSNLVIPPQQLDYIYCYEPSGAWVNYVW comes from the exons ATGCAGATCACTAAGTCGCTCATCGCAACCACCGTTGCTCTCTACACTTCCGTTGTTCTTGGCGAATCAGTTCAT ATTGCCTACACCTCCAATGGCGACTTTTACCAGGAGAAAATCGAGGCTGAAAAGCTCACAAAATTAGAGCACCC TGGAGTCTTGACTGACATCCAAAACACAGCTAACTGTGTTTTGTGGCG CCATCACCCTAATCACCCTCCCGACTACCAGGCAAAGAGGGGCTCAAATCTCGTTATCCCACCACAGCAGCTTGACTATATCTATTGCTATGAGCCAAGTGGTGCCTGGGTCAACTACGTGTGGTAA